The nucleotide sequence GGGCCGGGGAGTACTGAACAGACAGGCCTTCTTCCTTGGCTTCCGCCATTTCCAGGGCTACTGTGGGTTGGTTCAGACAGCTCACCACATAGCCGCCATTGCGGACCACGTACTGGGCAAAGGCGCTGGGCGCCGCCAATAAAACGATAACAGCCATCAGATGTTTCATTCTTCAGTCTCCTTTGGCACGGCTGGCAGCAATTGCATGCCCAGCGTGTAAATTTCAGTGCATTCGCCTTGGGTCAGCTTTCCGTAAACCTTTTTCCAGGCCTTTTCGAGTTCTTTTTTTGCCCGGTCCAAATTTTTCGGATTTACAGCCATTGTCAGGTAAACCATTTCCCTTTTTTCAGTAGGGATCTGCGGGAAGATCTCTGTCGAGCGCTTCATCGCTTCTTTGTGCAATTTTTGCACATCAAAATTCGGGATGTCGTTTTCAGAAGCCAGACTGCGCACAGTTTTCACATAAGTCGTCGCGCTGTTCTTTTCCACCAGACCCAGTTGCAGAAGTTTGTTCATAACCACTTGCGTGCGCTCGGCAGGAACGCCGGTTTCAGCTGAAATCAGCTCCACATCCCATTCCTCGGTGTGCAGATCCATCGCCGCCAGCACCAGGAAGAAATCCACGC is from Bdellovibrio bacteriovorus str. Tiberius and encodes:
- a CDS encoding TIGR02147 family protein, which codes for MKTLNKFFHVKFEERRAANPRFSLRALAQRVEISPGHLSEIFNNKRPVSSANFNKLVNGLRLSEEDVQKAQSLFDSERKRKKATHSIERVLSKSEFSEVSSVDFFLVLAAMDLHTEEWDVELISAETGVPAERTQVVMNKLLQLGLVEKNSATTYVKTVRSLASENDIPNFDVQKLHKEAMKRSTEIFPQIPTEKREMVYLTMAVNPKNLDRAKKELEKAWKKVYGKLTQGECTEIYTLGMQLLPAVPKETEE